The sequence TGCACAATTTTGTTCCTTCACCGAGAGCTCTTGAACGAAGAGTGGATCGATCCACCAAGATCGATACCACTTATGCATTTgtgtcaaattccatttttgCCCTCATCTGGTTCAACTCCTTGGGTTTAATGAATCAGGGGTATTTtcgtcattttttttataataaaaaaaaaaaaaaaaaaaaaactcaaaatctctaaacattttttatttgttttgtgtgAAATTTTCCAATTGTGTCCCCAAATGGTTATACTCATGTGTTAAATGGATGaggggcattttggtaattaaaagttaaaaaaaaaatgaaatgtcaAAACCCCAAATCTGGTTATCGTCTTATTTCTTTCCAAGCCCTAGGGTTTTTCGTTCCAGAGGAGAACCCTTCGTCTCTGCTATTCGCCGTCGTTTGGTTCGATCCGGCCGTTGTCACCGGAAATCTTCCCCGTGACAGCTCTCCTTCTTATTTCTGTCTGCTGTCGGCGTTTCGGTGTGCTGTTAGCTCGTCTCGTCTCATTTTGTTCTTCTCTGTTTGTCGCCTGTTTGTCGCTGGACTGCATTTCCATTTCCGTTAGTCGGCATTCGTTCCAGCTTTTCTTGTGGTATCACTGATCTGATATCTTCCCGTCAAAGGATTGCTGATCTGGTAGCCCTGGTCGTCACAGCTTTGGTCGTCACAGCTTTTCTCGTGTATACAGGTTGGTTTTTCTTCCATTGGTGTTGTTGGGTAGTTTTTGTGTGAGATTATCTCACAATAGGCTATTTGAGTGGATTATTTGGGAAATATGCCTCCAAAAGGTCGTAAGAGTAAAGCCCCTGTTAAAGGGTCATCCTCTAGAACCTCAAAAGGTGCTCGAGATGAAAATTTACCCATCATTCCTTCTATCCAGCCTCCCAGTATCCCCAAGGCTCCTGCAAAAACTTCCATTGATGGGATTCCCTTCAATGCTTTCCCGGCAAAATTGTGTAGAGACCAGTACACTAAGGTTTATCGTCAGAGGTCTCTTGTTCTTGAGAGACAACTTCATTTAGAATCTTTTCTCGACACACCAATTCCGGACCTGTTTGTAGAACTAGGATGGCTTCCTTTAGCAAACTTCACTGGGTCTGCTTGTGCTCCTATTGTCCGAATGTTTTATTCAAACATTATTGAGCATGACTTGGATCAGTCCTACCTCCAGTCAAGTCTTTTTGGAATTGTTGTTAAAGTCACCCCTAAGATAATTGCTGAAGTCTTAGGCATCCCGTTGGTTCAGGCACCCTCTGTGAGTGATTTGGAAATCACCTCTGACCTGTTGGATAGAGTGTCTATTGACTTATGGGGAGAGGTCCGAGGTCAGCTAGGCTCAGGGTGCACACTGGTAGTCTATCTCGTCCTGCTTGGGTGTTAGCTACTTTTCTATCATTCTCAGTTTATCCCTCCTCTCATCGGGCAAACATTTGTAAGAATGGTTGCATTCTCTTGTCTCGTATCCTTCATCGGGAACCATCAATCTAGCATCTTGCATTTTAGATGAGATGATTTTTCGAGGTGATCCTACAGTGTCTAAGAAGGAGGTTCTTCCCTTTGGCATTTTAATCACACAAATCTGCCAAAGGGCTGGAGTTGTATTTCCTGTAAATTCTCCTTTTCTTGTGCCAATGGGTCCCATTGATACCTCTTCTTGGAATCGACGTCAAGCACAGATTAAAGGTGCTCTTGGTTTTAAGAAGAAGGTGTGCCATAGTAGAGCCAAGAGAAAATTTGGTGAAAGTGATGCTGATTCAGATGTAGATTCCAATGTCCTAGCTCAACTTTGTGCTAGGTTTGATGCTTTGGATGAAAAGATTTCTGCTCAATCCACCTTATTGTCTGAGCAGATTTCTCAACTCCAATCTTATATGGAGAGAGGTTTCTCTCTAATTGATGGACAAATGCTTTGTAACATGGATCAGCTGCATGCTCTTGAAGATCTTGTCCATAAGCatctctcttagccaagtagcagctagttattattttttggacagCTCTTAGTCTTGTGTACTTTGCTTATCATGTTCATTTTGGTATACTTATGTACATGGCTTATTTTGGACAACTCTTTGTCTCATTCTGGGACAAAAAGGGGGAGACATTTTACACTTGACATGTAGTTGATCATGACATTGTGTTTTGTGCTTTggatatttgatatgttgatcATGATCATATTGTTTTGTATTTGTGGATATTGGACAtggttattttgattttgactCATGAATGCATATTGACTATCTTTAGGCAAATGATCTATGTGGATGTATGTGGATATCTATGTGttaatttattcaaatcttGTGGAAGTGCCTTGGAATATGTACAGGTGCTACTAATGCTTTTCTTGAGATTTATTTGCAGGTATTGTAGTACCTAGGTTGTGGTTATGAGTGAGTGAGGGGCCTTGTATGAGAGTTGGGTGGGGCTTACTTACTTGTACTCATTCGTGTTGTAAAGGGTTTTGTCCCAGaattgccaaagggggagattgtgagTGTTTTAGCTAAGTtggcaattccggacaaaattcctaagtgtcccctaactcggctttcctattcctattcggattacttgactttgaagactaagatttgctaagaggccgaggtatgtagctgagtgtgtggtgattggatgtgaatcaacccggtttttaatctttaaatgtgttagaaagttgggaaaaattgtttttggtgcAAGACTTTCATTCCTCTGTTTCTGGATCTATCCAGGTGTAGGGGTGGATCTAtccaactaatgtttttttgatcaaatcccagccattagattaagggtttctttttacactctaaaaaccaatcttctctcattttctggtGAGAGAGACTGCTGAAAACGTGGGGAGAGCAGCCACACTCcaagtgttcttcattttctcatttttgctttcctaatttgggtttttttattgcaaagaaaatccacttctcttaatgttttccaaattagttttcaatggattttcttgagtaataaatgggttgattcattcttcatttacatctaaatctctcattctatttgggttgtgcaaaaacccattttcttcttgtgtggattcaagaagaggccgagattgagcttggtgcggactccaagtgtgctccaaAAGGAGAAGCTGAAAATGAAGGAACTAGTCAAGTATTCCGGGAAGGAGTGgttggcttgagctaggtaaaaccttgtactcagtttttattcttcatagtggagttttcaatcggtgataggcccgtggttttttatctcttcggaggttttccacgttaaaaatcTGGTGtccattgtctctttctctcactctatattttggtttattttttaggagtgttgaagcatttgcatgtgttttgcatttataaattgttgggagagtgttgatgcatacattattgcttgtggatgttttgctttgttaaaaagttattagaagaaaaaattctTGACATAAAGATagtctaaggttaggtaatctttgttgggagTTTTTTAAATTGGtctacaacacctattcacctccctctaggtgtagttcattattgagattcacattttcattAAGTATACCAAGCTAAGCATTATGCCATTCTTGGTTCAAAGAAACGAAGACGCAAagtcaaattaaatgataatcGATTGGCCCTTTTGTAGATAGCTCCAAGGCACTCTACGTAACTGCTCCTGCCTCCCGTCTCTCTCTTCCACATTTCCATTTACATCATTAATAGAACTTATCAAGTATTTTATGACACGAGATCCGACCATAACTACATTAAAACTTAACGATGTAAAGTGTGTTGAGTTATCTAAGTGTGAGCTTAGGAAATGTGATATTAAGCTTCCCAAATGGGAACCTGATCTATCATTCATCCTTTAAATAGCTAAGAGTTTAAACAACAACAATACATATTCAAGATACTTAACAAACTCaaaaaagaaacgaaaaaaaaatgagacggATCAAAGGAGTAGGTTGGTGGCTTACCATGAGGATTGCTTTTGCACTATCTTTAGTAAACTGTACAGCACCGGATTCAGACCGTTCCCTCTCTATTTTCAGCAGCACGTCGATAATGTCTTCATGCTCCTCTTTCACCCTTCCTGGGTTGAGATGGTCCTCAATCACCCGTTGGTAGAAACCGTCCATTTCATGGAAACTCCTCTCAAGCCTTCCATGAAGACCAGTGAGTCTATCCACAATTCGACCCACGTACGGAAAGAAATCGGCTGCAGTGAACCCGCCCAACAAAGCCATGGCTTCACGAACCACTTCTTGAATTCTTCCGTCACCAAACTCACTCACTTGAAAACTCTGTCCGAATGCAATCCTGCAAATTATATTTGCAGTGAGAGACATTAACCTCTCGGTAAGATCAATAGGACTTCCAGAAGAAGATGATTGCGCAATTGAATCAATCAGCAAAGCGACCTCCTCTTCTCTGATGAACTGAAACGACTGCACCCTTTTTGTGCTAAACACCTCAAGAACACAGATCTTGCGTACCTCCCTCCAGTAATCGCCGTATGGCGCAAAAGCTATGTCTCGGTGATTGTATGAGAATTTTCCAAGTCCAACTAAGGGAGGTCGACTGCAACAATCAATATCATGAGTTTTCAAGAATTCCCTTGCAGCTTCCGCAGAGGAGACTACGACGGTAGGGACACCGAGCTGAAGGAGCATGATGGGGCCATATTTCTTAGATAGTTGCCACCAAGAGTAGTGAGGCAACGTACCAAGTTGGTGCAAATTACCTATAATGGGAAGCTTAGTAGGGCCAGGCGGCAGCCGCTTCTTTTGCCCCTTCAACTCTATTCTCCGTTTTATGAGATACATAAGAGGGAGAAGCAGCAGAAGCAGATGAAGCCACATCGATGGGGAATAGAGTGCCATAGGAACTTGCTAGCTCTATTAATCTTAGGTGGGTTGTAGATACACTACAAAAAGATACTTTTATAGTTGCGGTCCTATCCTGCAgctaaaattaacaaaaaattgtgACCATATAAAATTTAGATAGGGATAAAATAGAGCAAAGCTTAGTCATAGACCATAGAGGGTGCAGACAAATCCTATGGCTGTAGCCACTTATAAAACTGCCAGTAGAAGAagctaaaaattattaataggCTATACAGGGTTGCAGTTTTCTCTTGGCTGCTACCATAAGGCTCATATGGATGCACTTTTCTTGGCCCCTACTAGCCACTTATAAAACTGCCACTAGAAGAagctaaaaattattaataggCTATACAGGGTTGCAGTTTTCTCTTGGCTGCTACCATAAGGCTCATATGGATGCACTTTTCTTGGCCCCTACTATAGCTTATTTATGTGGACATAATTTATTCAGTACTATagatctttatttttatttatttatttttttcaatgccCTTTCCTatttatcaattaaaatattttcaagaggAAAACCAATATCCGAACACATTTACACACACACAATTGCCAATACGTTCAACGttaattgaaaatagaaaatgcaaAAGACTTTGATGAGCTGTTTTGCTGAACCACTGGCAAAAAGTAGTAAGCGAGCACTTGTGAGCATCAATTGCAAGGTAGGCACTTGCCATTTCTCACCAGCCTGAGATGCACTCACAAATGGTTTTTGGTGTGTGCAGGATGAGCCATCACTCTAATGCTAGAAGGCATTCTTGAGGTTTCTCACCACCATGTCCTTTCCTCTTTCAGTTCGGTGTCCCGCTGATCTGATCTTCAGACAACACCAAGGTTCAGTCTGCGAAGTAAGGGACTCATCAATGTTTCCTTCAAACAAGACAAAAAGAAACGGAAATGGATCATTCTGCCTTTTCATTTGTGTTTCTACGTATGACTCGTGGTGATCACCTGATGGAATTTGATCATTCAGCGAATCTCATCGAAAACGGTTTCACAGTTCAGGGGATTATTGGTAACTTGGAATTAAAGTCTATTATTTTAAGCCGTTTCAGTATTTATAGTCAAAGCAAAAGATGAAAGGAACAACATGATATCTTCAGCTTCAGCTTTTACTTTTGTTCTTGACAAGGCTGAAACTGATCCTGGAATCAAAACTCATATACACAAGTAGATATTTAACAGGAAAGGATCCAAATCCCTTCAATTGATTAATGTATGAATGAATCGTATTCATTGTTTGAAGTGACAACAAAATTCTGGAAGAAGAGAAAGTTTGACACTGGAGATCAACAAAATGACAAGaccataaataaatttaacacCAAGTGCTACTGCTCCAAGATATCTATGATGCATCTCTGAAAAATTCAGATGATGATCAAGAAGGCAGGCtccaagaaaattaaaataaatgaataaatggtgatgataataaatagaaaatcttCCATAAAATGTTATTGGCAAATATTTCACAAAGTGAAAAATTCTATGCAATTTGAACACATACTTGGTGATCATGTCCAAAGAAGCAATGAGAAACTATATGTAAAATACTATACAAAAATAGAAACAGAACCTACTAAGTAGAAACAAGTGTTTTCCGCTAGGAAACACaggccaaaagaaaaaaagggaaatgattcaaaaatcaattaCAAAATAAGTGATGTAGAGGCAAAAGGGACCTAATGGGCCTCATATGCATATGCttggaaacaaaaaatttatctttctACATAGTCTAATGATAAACAACATATTCACCCACCTCTCATAGGAGGTGGGGCAGTTGTATATTGTCTCCACATACGCCAAACCTGTTTCTTGATCACTAGAATAAATAGGAGGCAATTAATCAAGGCAGGTAATGCAAATCCAGACAATAGAGTAAGACTGGAAGATAGAGCGTACATGTAATTGAGAAAAGTGTTGTAGTTCTTGTCCACCTGAATGCCAGCTATTCAAGTGCGGTAGATTTTGGCCTTCATCTCTAAATTAGAAACAGAAATGAGATGGTGTTTGCTCTTCTTCTCCTACAATGGACCTAGTTGTTTAAGAGACATGGAGATAGCTAGATTAGGTATATACAGCTGTGTTTGGTTTTGTCTAAATGGAAGTAAGATAAGTCAATGAGATTTTCTAGATAACAATTGTTTTTCTTGGTGTTTTGAATACATTTCCTATATCATATAAGCTGAGAAAAAATCTAGAAGAAGAAAGCCAACAAAATTATGTTGTACAAGTTGATGCTACATTTGGATATTATTGCTTTAACGATAAGTTTTGTTGTACTAATTCTTTCCTAATGAGATGGGTAGGACTCCAGTTTGAACATTGGACCCGTCTCTACCAACCCAACATCAAGTCCATGGGCAACTCGGGTCTCTATGGGTTATTATAGGTTTTCGCATCATATCAagaaagtaattattttaaaatttatatcatataaatcatattttcaaaaataaaattgttaaaataatcagtttggtaattatttttaaaaacagtttttaaaaaccgttcttttatgttttataaagtaaaaaatttgtttaaaggtctaaaatgttttaaacctatttttaatatttttaaatatattttgaaaataacttttatatttagtgttttatttttaatcattctatatatttatataattatttttaaaaaaatttctcaaaaaaattgaaaacaattaaaaaatgttatttaaaaacacaataaaaaattttaaaaaaaattctaattatcaAATGTGTTCTCAAgaacataaaagtatttttgaaaacatatacccaaaaaaaccctaaataactcaaaatcataaaatatatgtGTTAGTTTCTaattaacataaataataatccataaattcaaatttcaaagacCAAAGTTAATATAACAATTAAACAAAAGTAATAAATCCATTaatctaaaataattaataaaaagcaATAAGTCACATCTATGATAACTAACAAgtgataaatataatttaattttaattaataataataataaataaataaacaataatcaCCCGTATCTTTTATAACTTCCTAACGTTAACTAGTTTTACTCTCAAAAGAGTGGTTGatgaaacttaaattaaattatatttaagttgttaagttaaaatttattacttaattttcattttaaatattaagattgtttgataaaattattataaagtttattataaatcatcaaattaacatatttatcctcataaattataattaaggtaaagaaaatcaaataataataaaggttgCGGAGTAACGAAAAATATCATagagataattaaaataaatcataataaaaaaaagtaaaataaagatgtaaatttaataataattaattgtttttatttattatttaaaattatttttcattttaagttattttatcaattatatttaatttatttaattacttgTAAGTTGTAACTCGTAACATagatttttgataaaaagtatggtaattttaaaaaataattcctaaattaccttagtagaaaaataattctaaatctaCCGTAATTTTGtccaaataagaaagagaaaataaattataagtgaAAAATCTTCTCTTCAAAAACGATTtatgaacttttaaaaaaattataaaaaattgtctttCCAATACacgatttctaaaatttttttttttatatgagaaatGGTATCTTAAAAAGacgatttcaaaaaataaataaatcgtcTCTTGAGAAATAGTCTCTTAAAAAAGTGAGATATCGTCTtttaaagagacgatttccacacaaaaaatatatatgtcaaaaattctcacaaaaaaaaaaaaggaaaatggtctCTTAAAAAGTCAATTTCCACACAaaagtgataaaaaataaacccaagTTGGCAGCACAAAAGTGAGAAAGAGTATTTTGGCCTTTCGAAGCTTGAAAAAGGGCACCCAGATAGGCTTTTCATCTACATTGGTAATGCGTTGAATGCAAGTGTTAGGAATGGGTTTTCGGGGATTttggttgatttgttttgtaaGGGTAGTTTGATATCGGAGCTTCAGGATCCAAGGACTTGGGAGAAGTTGAGGAAGAGGTTGAGGAAGGGTGGGAGGATTATGGTTAATGTTGGAGGGAGTTGTGTTGAGGCAGAGGATTCAAGGAGAGATGGGAAGGTGGCAATGGAGGAATCATTGAAGGCAATGCATAAGGTCTTTGGTGAtcagtttttgttttgaatCTCGGAAACAGGAAGGAGGATAGCTCCATTGCTTTCACCGGCAAATTGCCCGATCTTAACGAATGGAAGAAAGCTCTTCCCCGATCTTTAAGGTACTATGTGGATGTGGACGTCCGTTAGTTCCTAGTGTGACTGTTTCCATTAACCACTCTCTGAAAAGGAGCATTCAGGAGCAATCTATTGATGCAATTcatatatttgtgtttattcCTGTTAGAagcaatgtttttttttttccctgaatTGTGCAAAGCTTATTTATGAGGTTTGAACTTTTCTCCCACCTAAAATCATCCTCTCTTTTGTCTCTTTGTTTTCGATTGGTTCATTAGGGCATTTAGGGAGTCACATGGATTGTAAAtggatttataatatatttttatattaaattgtattttttttttataatatatagataattaattctattataatgtatattaaattttattttttttatattttaaatcctctcttgaaaagacgatctccaattgtttaattttttttttatggaaattgtgtttaatttttttttattatctcttcaaaagacaatttctcatttttagtaatttggaaagagatttaaaaaaaaaaaaaaaaaaaacaaaggtcattaatcgtcttttgaagagacaatttaaaaaaaaatatagctCCCTCATACCTGACAAAAtctatcataaatttgaaattatttttttcactacgataatttaagaattattttttaaaattaccgtaattttatcaaaaatcccTCTACATGTCATTTTAAGTTGACCGGTCGGTTTAAGTCATGGCTCCTATTTTCTTGCCTTCTGCCATTCTAAGTTGACCGGTCGGTTTAAGTCGTGGCTCCTATTTTCTTGCCTCTCCTATTGCAGCATTGCACCACGTGACATCTCCTTTTCTTTCTACCGGGTCCTTTTCCTATCTGCAACGATtttcatcaatttcaatttggccaCAGATAGTGcaaacattttaatatttttattctttttatatggGAGAGAAAAGGggagaaataaattaaataagtatgtaaaaataaataaatttaaacttctttttatttttctacttttcttttcttgttaacAGTGATGGAGAATTGGCACAAGGTTAAGAGCAAACTTCTTACGGACAGTAGGACCTGCTGCTTCTTCCATGCTAATATCTGTCTCCTTCATCCCATTCGGCAAGTTCCAATTGAAACGATATAAAAGATTAGCAAGTGCGAGCTCCACTGTTGCAATCGCCATATACATACCCGGGCAAATTCTTCTTCCCGCTCCGAAAGGCAGTAGCTCAAAATGTTGTCCTCTAAAATCTACAG is a genomic window of Vitis riparia cultivar Riparia Gloire de Montpellier isolate 1030 chromosome 1, EGFV_Vit.rip_1.0, whole genome shotgun sequence containing:
- the LOC117919931 gene encoding cytochrome P450 71B34-like produces the protein MALYSPSMWLHLLLLLLPLMYLIKRRIELKGQKKRLPPGPTKLPIIGNLHQLGTLPHYSWWQLSKKYGPIMLLQLGVPTVVVSSAEAAREFLKTHDIDCCSRPPLVGLGKFSYNHRDIAFAPYGDYWREVRKICVLEVFSTKRVQSFQFIREEEVALLIDSIAQSSSSGSPIDLTERLMSLTANIICRIAFGQSFQVSEFGDGRIQEVVREAMALLGGFTAADFFPYVGRIVDRLTGLHGRLERSFHEMDGFYQRVIEDHLNPGRVKEEHEDIIDVLLKIERERSESGAVQFTKDSAKAILMDLFLAGVDTGAITVTWAMTELARNPRIMKKAQVEVRNSIGNKGKVTEGDVDQLHYLKMVVKETLRLHPPVPLLLPRETMSHFEINGYHIYPKTQVQVNVWAIGRDPNLWKSPEEFLPERFMDNSVDFRGQHFELLPFGAGRRICPGMYMTIATVELALANLLYRFNWNLPNGMREADINMEEAAGLTVRKKFALNLVPILHHC